Proteins co-encoded in one Chitinophagales bacterium genomic window:
- a CDS encoding gliding motility-associated C-terminal domain-containing protein: protein MYSILRSSHTIKLCLLLVLFHFWTNQSIQAQGLIVNEISQGEAASQKEFAELVVVGPPCTTVDIRGWIFDDNNGDFTDCPGPDNGAVSGTGIATGHIRFKYDPIWAEVPVGTIILLYANNPNLTIQQADIGGLPPDYDDADCDFLRVVPINASNTYMEQNTTSPSSSSGAGDNAACPNGVNGSPFYNIGTYGPIADDGFSGNFEFRNGGDAAQVRQPNGSYFHGFAYGTSAGGSPALIGGPDNLLLAGGGSDTHYFFNNTIGNDYTNAANFSSGTATITPGGQSPGRANSCLNAEWIESLRTAPDDEFQGAGCPNTASNTSICVGEQTTLSLTGCDSDSYLWNVSSGNATIVGANSGKSVEIQGTNAGNVTITVTATNTYDDIFVGTGCPATPQIDVFSFPFTITAPASPVIVGDDFCEGENTTLSTTTTYNQYLWSTGDATPTTNINSSGTYTVTVTDLNNCTATGETIITALQGPTIDIENNGGTNVLSLCEDGTTFLDAFQSGNGPYIYQWSNGSNSNGITLEGSVLGSGTHTYTVTVTDGLGCTGTDDASVYMIPLPSFGGLTINVCEDTPGSGTAANIDLTTYNDQINDDPNNFIDWYDGDLDVYTYIDNPTDVDLPPSNNALSVDIISPDCFTSIIIPYNIISLPTVTINGDDFCTGSSSTLSVVESFDNYNWSNGDTGQNISVNTSGTYTVTVSNTDGCSGTANITVNESPNLTPTVNGSDFCAGTTASLSVAQTYDAYNWSNGDAGQNISVTIAETYTVTVSDASGCSGTGQVTINELPPLNPTVNGSDFCNGQNGDLSVAETFNSYNWSNGDAGQNISVTIAGTYTVTVSDASGCTGTGQTTVNELILSSLTLNGEDFCSGQNSNLSVVEAFSGYTWSNGDIGQNITVNLPGTYTVTVSQANGCTQTSDITINELSGLTPSTTGNDFCTGSTTTLSVVENYNSYNWSNGDTGQNISVGIAGTYTVTVSDSNGCTGTSNVTVNELPVPNPSISGNDFCAGGTSVLTVNELFNNYVWSTAETTQMITVSNGGTYTVTVSNADNCTATANISINQFSITSPTLTGTDFCLDFGTTLAVVETYNSYNWSNGDAGQNISINTGGTYTVTVTNTDGCTATNAITVQSFLHPSPVITGEDFCEGGAANLSVTDVFDSYDWSNGDDTQAIAVTAADTYTVTVTNGNGCTETASYTVNALSNPDPTITGTLNFCEGMTTDLSTSQTYNDYNWSTNENSQGITVNQGGLYIVTVTDSNGCTADVGAWVSEKPLPSATLSTNSPICSGEDLVLTFDLTGTAPWSLNYFNGFSNVTVNIAASPYVATFSTSQDLIISMNSISDAFCDNTLFGNTEIYVSQPPTVSNINITCNDTNTEYTVTFDLSGGDFTNYVVGGDAGTLVGNTFTSDPITSGEDYSFSVDDSNQCGPILIEGTQDCSCGTFAGTMPSQAIQVCEDEIINVTNNGNENLDGDDLLNYILHTNTGTSIGTIFAQNDNGSFAFTDATPPLNYNTTYYVSAIAGNDDGSGVIDLSDDCLSVAVGTPISFLQNPTPTAEVGGSTCNTTWDLIAFPSLGVGNWSADPSAGVSFGNTNSSNTTVTITDAGDYTFFWTEDNNGCTASAEVMVTFIESIVVDAGTDDEICNDDYNLIATSEGLPGIWTSVPSAGVSYTNLDNPNTIATVTEPGVYTFTWTVENGECTVSDDVEITFYDGIGVTNRQHECIDNQFVVTFEIIGGDGNYSVDGSTDGLVGNVFTSQPIPSGEEYTFTITDSSPCFTFILIDDFFCNCTTDAGNLSSETIENCGFDVNVVVATSNTTLDDNDILVYVLHDGSDPLNILMSNSDGQFSFDETILSYGTTYYITALAGNDDDADGFPDSENDCYDTSNDMPVVFYGQPETSISADCGLTQSLTALLQTSTGISAWSGEGTWTFTTTGGGSVDFDDANNPTTNFNASEAGDYTFTWTGEGGCMDVVSTTLISPLDASWTAICADDLLTYTVTLTIEGGTTPYIVNNVPVVGTTYTETFNADADFSFDIEDNGVCESITIAGTWDCNCPSPNNPTPVAASVNYCSNEPIPTLEVSNNGVDSYIWYNDPSDAISIFEGSAFTPSTGGTATYWVQAVSPDGCLSGFVEVNLVENQTPPAPIVADATICFGNTLSNPITATTTNGSIQWSTDTGTSDTGNFDGSGLAIGEHIVTIFEESPEGCESASSSFLLTVEDCNCTPPQAPVAVSSQLFEICEDELIPTFEAMLTEGDFIQWFNVAVGGTAISQGLTFTPTVSGIYYAQAASNADECVSSRIAFELVINPNPPMPIVADATICFGVTLPNPITASTANGTLSWSTDTGTMGTGSFDGSGLAIGEHIVTIFEESLEGCESASASFALTIEDCSQVCPTVTSAPTASFEDCGAAERTLEITLNDPDNTLDRIEWRLNGGVVATDVTSLVVNRNPTGCAPTVLVYTVNVFCSLNPNTPILAGTFDLTFYPEANATITVLNGGCTVQAVPTCPNFSIVGEDTFTTDVDGDNSEVIFTVQNNDTTLGNNCSTTLSGNFNCVVTECPTIAGIGAGGSVCAGEDFNLSATVSDPNGKLNRVEWVDELGNILSSNLSFTDSKTFNGCDAQTFTYTFQIYCDDDLDVPSASNSVVWTVYPIPDNIVEVGDCSLEVLDVDCGGSLAISYSDDNGTTWQSLPNDNPIDGEMWLWRASVVDAPIGCNVSGEVTAVCICTPPQTPIAVSNQLLEICENEVIPTFEVMLADGDFVQWYDVAFDGMAIAQGFTFAPNEAGIYYAEVGNNGDDCVSERLAFELIVHPNPDNPIATGASYCEDEPIPNLTVQDNGTDMYFWYSDTTITSIAEGVSFTPSIGGTATYWVQGQSSNGCLSMLVAVDLTENALPPTPIVTDETICLGASLTTPITAMSANGILHWSTDTGASGIGNFNGIGLAIGVHVVDIFEESEAGCEGTVASFVLTVEDCNKICPTVTNAPTASFEDCGTAERTLEITLTDPDNTLDRIEWVLNGTVVATDITSLLVNETPTGCAPTVLVYTANIYCSLNPNTPVLAGTFDLTFYPEANATITVLNGGCTVQAVPTCPNFSIVGDDTVTTDVDGDMSEVLFVVQNNDTALGNNCSTTVSANFNCVITECPTIASINPGTSVCSGEDILLTATLNDPNGKLSLIEWVDNLGNVISNDLSFVHTEVVNGCTAQTFDYKLQIYCSDTPNTPTETNVVTWTVYPIPENIVAVGDCSLEVLDVDCGGSLAITYSGDNGTTWQSSPNDSPVDGETWLWRASVLGAPVGCEVSGEVTAVCDCTPPQIPIAVSSQLIEVCEGEIISAFEVMLVDGDFVQWYDVAIGGTAVGQGFTFMPVEAGTYYAEVGNDADDCVSERLVFELIVNPMDDASFSYTATEFCLGDISILSPDFVATAGGVFSADGGLVIDANTGAFDLSSVLQVGTFTITYTTTEPCSSSQSIEIEVSTNELVLDAGENIEICDGETISLNAVLQGAANLQWSADGLGNFSDPLSLISNFVNPDTGQFTLYITASNDCGADVQDSLLLTVLPSILLDIDGNTSIFEGESTVLEAIGDDNMDYIWSSTGDENSLSCLDCSNPTVSPSVTTTYFLNSNTVCANTASVTVRVEEVPSLDVVVESAFSPNGDGINDVFKPLADGQLETYQLFIFNRWGEKVFESEDITEGWNGTFKDELQPIGVYAYVIRYQFAGQNTKQQAGNVTIIR, encoded by the coding sequence ATGTATTCAATTCTACGTTCTTCACATACCATAAAACTGTGTTTGTTGTTAGTGTTATTCCATTTTTGGACAAATCAAAGTATCCAAGCACAAGGGCTGATTGTCAATGAGATATCACAGGGTGAGGCAGCAAGTCAAAAGGAGTTTGCCGAACTTGTTGTTGTAGGGCCTCCTTGTACAACCGTTGACATCAGAGGATGGATTTTTGACGACAACAATGGCGATTTCACCGACTGCCCGGGTCCTGACAATGGTGCTGTTTCAGGAACAGGAATTGCAACAGGACACATTCGATTCAAATACGACCCAATATGGGCAGAAGTTCCCGTAGGAACAATCATACTGTTGTATGCCAACAATCCCAATTTGACTATTCAACAAGCAGATATCGGTGGACTGCCCCCTGATTACGATGATGCTGACTGTGATTTTCTGAGGGTAGTTCCTATCAATGCTTCCAATACCTACATGGAGCAAAATACCACAAGCCCCAGTTCTTCTTCAGGAGCAGGTGACAATGCTGCTTGTCCCAATGGTGTAAACGGCTCTCCATTTTACAATATAGGCACTTATGGACCCATTGCAGATGATGGGTTTTCGGGCAATTTTGAGTTTAGAAATGGTGGAGATGCAGCACAAGTTCGCCAACCAAATGGAAGCTATTTTCATGGTTTTGCTTATGGTACAAGCGCAGGTGGCTCTCCTGCATTGATAGGTGGACCTGATAACTTGCTTTTAGCAGGTGGAGGTAGTGATACTCATTATTTTTTCAACAATACGATAGGGAATGACTACACGAATGCTGCCAATTTTTCGAGTGGCACTGCTACTATTACTCCTGGCGGCCAAAGTCCAGGTCGAGCCAACTCTTGCCTCAATGCAGAATGGATAGAAAGCCTTCGGACTGCGCCAGATGATGAATTTCAAGGAGCAGGCTGTCCCAATACTGCTTCTAATACAAGCATTTGTGTTGGAGAGCAAACAACTCTTTCGCTCACAGGTTGCGATTCAGATAGTTACCTTTGGAATGTGAGCAGCGGAAATGCCACTATTGTAGGTGCGAACAGTGGCAAATCGGTGGAAATCCAAGGAACAAATGCGGGCAATGTCACTATTACTGTGACAGCGACCAATACTTACGATGATATTTTTGTTGGTACTGGTTGCCCTGCAACTCCCCAAATTGATGTATTTTCTTTCCCATTTACCATCACCGCTCCTGCTTCACCTGTTATTGTGGGCGATGATTTTTGTGAAGGTGAAAACACCACTTTGTCCACCACCACTACCTACAATCAATACCTTTGGAGTACGGGTGATGCTACCCCTACTACCAATATCAATTCAAGTGGTACATACACCGTCACTGTCACCGACCTCAACAATTGTACTGCCACAGGGGAAACCATCATTACAGCATTGCAAGGGCCTACAATAGATATTGAAAACAATGGAGGAACCAATGTACTTTCTTTGTGCGAAGACGGAACCACTTTTTTAGACGCTTTTCAATCTGGAAACGGCCCTTATATCTACCAATGGTCAAACGGTTCTAATAGCAATGGCATCACATTAGAAGGCTCCGTATTGGGTTCAGGTACACATACTTATACTGTCACAGTCACGGATGGTTTAGGTTGCACAGGCACAGACGATGCCAGTGTTTATATGATTCCCCTACCTTCGTTTGGAGGATTAACCATCAATGTATGTGAAGACACCCCAGGTTCTGGTACGGCTGCAAACATAGACTTGACCACTTACAATGACCAAATCAACGATGATCCCAACAATTTTATTGATTGGTATGATGGTGATTTAGATGTATATACTTATATTGACAATCCTACGGATGTAGATTTACCACCCTCCAACAATGCCCTTTCAGTTGACATTATTTCACCTGATTGTTTTACGTCCATCATAATTCCCTACAATATTATAAGCCTTCCGACTGTCACCATCAACGGTGATGATTTTTGCACAGGCAGCAGCAGTACCCTTTCAGTAGTTGAAAGTTTTGACAACTACAATTGGTCAAATGGCGATACGGGTCAAAACATAAGCGTCAACACATCAGGCACTTACACCGTTACTGTTTCAAATACAGACGGCTGCTCAGGCACTGCCAACATCACCGTCAATGAATCACCCAATTTGACACCAACCGTCAATGGCAGCGATTTTTGTGCAGGAACAACCGCCAGTCTTTCTGTGGCACAAACCTACGATGCTTACAACTGGTCAAATGGGGATGCAGGTCAAAATATCAGCGTCACCATTGCAGAAACCTACACAGTCACAGTTTCGGATGCAAGTGGTTGTTCGGGAACAGGGCAAGTCACCATCAACGAACTTCCACCATTGAATCCAACCGTCAATGGCAGCGATTTCTGCAATGGTCAAAACGGCGATTTATCCGTAGCAGAAACCTTCAATAGCTACAATTGGTCGAATGGCGATGCCGGTCAAAACATCAGCGTCACCATTGCAGGAACTTACACAGTCACCGTTTCAGATGCAAGCGGCTGTACAGGAACAGGTCAGACAACAGTCAATGAACTTATTTTATCCTCACTTACCCTCAATGGGGAAGATTTTTGCAGTGGTCAAAACAGTAATTTATCTGTAGTCGAAGCATTTAGTGGCTACACTTGGTCGAATGGAGATATAGGTCAAAACATTACCGTCAATCTTCCTGGAACTTATACGGTTACTGTTTCGCAAGCAAACGGCTGTACACAAACATCGGACATTACCATCAATGAACTTAGTGGACTTACACCCAGTACTACTGGCAACGACTTTTGTACAGGCTCTACCACTACCCTTTCAGTAGTTGAAAACTACAATAGCTACAATTGGTCGAATGGCGATACGGGTCAAAACATAAGCGTTGGCATTGCAGGAACTTATACCGTTACCGTTTCGGATTCAAACGGATGTACAGGCACAAGCAATGTAACCGTCAATGAATTGCCTGTTCCCAACCCAAGTATTAGCGGTAATGATTTTTGTGCAGGCGGAACCAGTGTTTTGACAGTGAACGAACTGTTCAACAATTATGTATGGTCAACAGCAGAAACTACCCAAATGATAACGGTTTCCAACGGTGGTACTTACACAGTCACCGTTTCCAATGCTGACAATTGCACTGCCACTGCAAACATCAGCATCAATCAATTTTCCATCACCTCTCCTACGCTTACAGGAACCGATTTTTGTTTGGATTTCGGTACAACGCTTGCAGTCGTGGAAACCTACAATTCTTATAATTGGTCGAATGGTGATGCGGGGCAAAATATATCAATCAATACAGGAGGCACTTATACCGTTACTGTCACCAATACCGATGGATGTACTGCCACCAATGCAATAACAGTTCAAAGTTTTCTTCATCCTTCTCCTGTGATTACAGGGGAGGATTTTTGTGAAGGCGGTGCAGCTAACTTATCCGTTACCGATGTTTTTGACAGCTATGATTGGTCAAACGGAGATGATACACAAGCCATTGCAGTCACAGCCGCAGATACATACACCGTCACTGTTACGAACGGAAATGGTTGTACCGAAACTGCAAGTTATACAGTAAATGCACTCAGCAATCCAGATCCTACAATTACAGGAACTTTGAATTTTTGTGAAGGTATGACTACTGACCTAAGTACCAGCCAAACCTACAATGACTACAACTGGTCAACCAACGAAAACTCGCAAGGTATTACCGTCAATCAAGGCGGACTCTACATCGTGACTGTCACCGACAGCAACGGGTGTACGGCTGATGTAGGGGCATGGGTTTCAGAAAAACCACTTCCCAGTGCTACGCTAAGCACCAATAGCCCTATTTGTTCTGGTGAGGATTTGGTTCTGACCTTTGATTTAACAGGTACAGCCCCTTGGTCATTGAACTACTTCAATGGATTCAGCAATGTCACCGTCAATATTGCAGCCTCACCTTATGTGGCCACTTTTTCTACTTCTCAAGACCTCATCATCAGTATGAACAGCATTTCAGATGCTTTTTGCGACAATACCCTTTTTGGTAATACAGAAATATATGTCAGTCAACCTCCTACTGTTTCCAATATCAATATCACCTGTAATGACACCAATACGGAATATACCGTTACTTTCGATTTGTCAGGAGGCGACTTCACTAACTACGTTGTAGGAGGTGATGCGGGAACACTCGTAGGCAATACTTTTACAAGTGACCCCATTACAAGTGGTGAAGACTACAGTTTTTCGGTGGATGATAGCAATCAATGTGGCCCTATCCTAATCGAAGGTACACAAGACTGCAGTTGCGGCACTTTTGCAGGAACAATGCCTTCACAAGCCATTCAAGTATGTGAGGATGAAATCATCAACGTCACCAACAATGGCAACGAAAATTTAGACGGTGACGACTTACTCAATTACATTTTACACACCAATACAGGTACTTCTATCGGCACCATTTTCGCCCAAAACGACAATGGAAGTTTTGCTTTCACCGATGCCACTCCTCCTCTCAATTACAATACAACCTACTATGTTTCTGCCATTGCGGGGAATGACGATGGTAGTGGCGTTATTGACCTAAGCGATGACTGTTTGTCTGTTGCTGTGGGAACGCCTATTTCGTTTTTACAAAATCCCACACCAACTGCGGAAGTTGGAGGAAGCACCTGCAATACAACTTGGGACTTGATAGCATTTCCAAGCCTCGGTGTAGGAAATTGGTCGGCTGATCCTTCTGCGGGAGTGTCATTTGGAAATACCAACAGTTCCAATACTACTGTAACCATTACAGATGCAGGAGATTACACTTTCTTTTGGACGGAAGACAACAATGGATGTACGGCTTCGGCGGAGGTGATGGTGACATTTATCGAAAGCATTGTAGTAGATGCTGGAACAGACGATGAAATCTGTAATGATGACTACAATTTGATTGCAACAAGCGAAGGATTGCCTGGTATTTGGACATCAGTACCAAGTGCGGGAGTGAGTTATACCAACTTAGACAATCCGAATACCATTGCAACCGTAACAGAACCTGGAGTTTACACTTTTACTTGGACAGTCGAAAATGGCGAATGTACGGTAAGTGATGATGTAGAAATCACGTTTTATGATGGTATTGGAGTGACCAACCGCCAACACGAATGTATTGACAATCAATTTGTGGTTACTTTTGAAATCATTGGAGGTGATGGCAATTATTCAGTGGATGGCAGCACAGACGGCTTGGTCGGCAATGTATTTACCAGCCAACCCATACCAAGCGGAGAAGAATATACCTTTACGATTACAGATAGCAGCCCTTGTTTTACTTTCATTCTGATTGACGACTTCTTCTGCAATTGCACTACAGATGCAGGAAACTTGTCATCAGAAACCATTGAAAATTGTGGTTTTGATGTCAATGTTGTAGTCGCTACTTCCAATACTACTTTAGATGACAACGACATTTTGGTGTATGTGCTACACGATGGCAGCGACCCTTTGAACATTTTAATGAGCAATTCAGATGGACAGTTTTCGTTTGATGAAACCATTTTGTCCTACGGCACAACTTACTATATCACCGCTTTGGCAGGCAATGACGATGATGCAGACGGATTCCCTGATTCCGAGAATGATTGCTATGACACTTCCAATGATATGCCTGTTGTTTTTTATGGCCAACCAGAAACAAGCATTTCTGCTGATTGTGGATTGACTCAAAGCCTTACCGCTTTGCTACAAACTTCAACAGGTATAAGTGCTTGGAGTGGCGAAGGTACATGGACATTCACTACAACAGGTGGAGGCAGTGTTGATTTTGACGATGCCAACAATCCTACAACAAATTTTAATGCTTCAGAAGCAGGGGATTATACATTCACTTGGACAGGTGAAGGTGGCTGTATGGATGTAGTAAGTACTACCTTAATATCTCCATTAGATGCTTCTTGGACAGCCATTTGTGCAGATGATTTGCTTACTTATACCGTCACGCTGACCATTGAAGGAGGAACAACTCCTTATATTGTCAACAATGTTCCCGTTGTAGGAACAACCTATACTGAAACCTTCAATGCAGATGCCGATTTTTCGTTTGACATTGAAGACAATGGCGTATGCGAAAGCATCACTATAGCAGGCACTTGGGATTGTAATTGCCCAAGCCCGAACAATCCTACGCCAGTTGCGGCAAGCGTTAATTATTGCAGTAATGAACCTATACCTACTTTGGAGGTAAGCAACAATGGTGTGGACAGCTATATTTGGTACAATGACCCAAGTGATGCCATCTCTATTTTTGAAGGAAGTGCATTTACTCCTTCAACAGGAGGCACTGCAACTTATTGGGTACAAGCTGTTTCGCCTGATGGATGTTTGAGTGGTTTTGTGGAAGTTAATTTGGTCGAAAACCAAACTCCTCCTGCTCCAATCGTTGCCGATGCAACAATTTGTTTCGGCAATACATTGTCAAACCCAATCACTGCAACAACTACAAACGGCTCAATTCAATGGTCAACCGATACAGGAACATCCGATACAGGCAATTTTGATGGCAGTGGTTTGGCAATTGGAGAACACATTGTCACGATTTTTGAAGAAAGCCCTGAAGGTTGCGAAAGTGCTTCAAGCAGTTTTCTGCTAACTGTTGAAGATTGTAATTGTACTCCTCCACAAGCTCCTGTTGCAGTATCGAGTCAGTTGTTTGAAATTTGTGAGGACGAACTGATCCCTACCTTTGAAGCAATGCTTACCGAGGGCGATTTTATTCAATGGTTCAATGTGGCTGTTGGCGGTACGGCAATTTCGCAAGGATTGACATTTACGCCCACTGTTTCAGGTATTTATTATGCTCAAGCTGCAAGCAATGCCGATGAATGTGTGAGCAGTCGCATCGCTTTTGAATTGGTCATTAATCCAAATCCGCCAATGCCAATCGTAGCCGATGCAACAATTTGTTTTGGAGTGACTTTGCCTAATCCAATAACCGCCAGCACTGCAAACGGCACTTTGAGTTGGTCGACAGATACGGGCACGATGGGTACAGGCAGTTTTGATGGCAGTGGTTTGGCGATTGGAGAACACATTGTCACGATTTTTGAAGAAAGCTTAGAGGGTTGTGAAAGCGCATCAGCGAGTTTTGCATTGACTATTGAAGATTGCAGTCAAGTTTGCCCAACGGTGACAAGTGCGCCTACGGCAAGTTTTGAAGATTGTGGAGCAGCAGAACGAACGCTTGAAATAACACTAAACGACCCCGACAATACACTGGATAGAATCGAATGGAGATTGAATGGTGGAGTAGTTGCAACAGATGTTACCTCTTTGGTGGTCAATAGAAATCCTACTGGTTGTGCGCCAACGGTTCTTGTTTATACAGTCAATGTCTTTTGCAGCCTGAACCCCAATACGCCAATTTTGGCGGGTACTTTTGACCTCACTTTTTATCCAGAAGCGAATGCCACCATTACAGTTTTGAATGGCGGCTGTACGGTTCAAGCCGTACCTACTTGCCCCAATTTCAGCATTGTGGGAGAGGATACCTTTACAACTGATGTGGACGGTGACAATAGTGAGGTAATCTTTACGGTGCAAAACAACGATACCACTTTGGGCAACAATTGCTCAACTACCCTTAGTGGCAACTTCAATTGTGTGGTAACGGAATGTCCAACCATAGCAGGTATTGGAGCGGGTGGCTCGGTTTGTGCGGGTGAAGACTTCAACTTATCGGCTACGGTTAGCGACCCCAACGGAAAACTAAATAGAGTAGAATGGGTGGACGAATTGGGCAACATTCTCAGTTCCAACCTAAGTTTCACCGACTCCAAAACCTTCAATGGCTGCGATGCTCAAACATTTACTTACACTTTCCAAATTTATTGTGATGATGATTTAGATGTGCCTTCTGCAAGCAATTCAGTGGTATGGACGGTTTATCCTATTCCCGACAACATCGTGGAAGTGGGTGATTGCAGTTTGGAAGTCCTAGATGTGGACTGTGGCGGAAGTTTGGCGATTAGCTACTCAGACGATAACGGAACGACTTGGCAATCTTTGCCCAATGACAATCCTATTGACGGTGAAATGTGGCTTTGGAGGGCATCTGTTGTGGATGCGCCCATAGGTTGCAATGTGAGTGGAGAAGTGACAGCGGTTTGTATATGCACGCCTCCACAAACGCCAATTGCAGTGTCGAACCAATTGTTAGAAATTTGTGAAAACGAGGTTATTCCTACTTTTGAAGTGATGCTGGCGGATGGTGATTTTGTGCAGTGGTACGATGTAGCTTTTGACGGTATGGCTATCGCTCAAGGTTTTACATTTGCCCCGAATGAAGCGGGCATTTATTATGCTGAAGTTGGTAATAATGGTGATGACTGTGTGAGTGAACGTTTGGCTTTTGAATTGATTGTTCATCCCAATCCTGACAATCCAATTGCAACAGGAGCAAGCTATTGTGAAGATGAGCCTATTCCAAATTTGACGGTACAAGACAATGGAACGGACATGTATTTCTGGTACAGCGATACCACTATTACTTCTATTGCAGAAGGAGTAAGTTTTACACCTTCAATAGGAGGTACTGCAACATATTGGGTACAAGGACAGTCCTCTAATGGCTGCTTGAGTATGCTTGTGGCAGTTGATTTGACCGAAAATGCCTTACCTCCCACTCCAATTGTAACCGATGAAACTATTTGTTTGGGCGCATCCTTGACTACTCCAATTACTGCAATGTCTGCAAATGGTATCCTCCATTGGTCGACAGATACAGGTGCTTCGGGAATTGGGAATTTTAATGGAATTGGCTTGGCAATTGGAGTACACGTTGTAGACATTTTTGAAGAAAGTGAAGCGGGCTGTGAAGGTACCGTAGCCAGTTTTGTGCTGACGGTTGAAGACTGCAACAAAATTTGCCCTACGGTGACAAATGCGCCTACTGCAAGTTTTGAAGACTGCGGAACGGCAGAAAGAACACTTGAAATAACGCTGACCGATCCCGACAATACGTTGGATAGAATCGAATGGGTACTGAACGGCACAGTGGTCGCAACAGATATTACTTCATTGCTTGTCAATGAAACACCTACTGGCTGTGCACCAACGGTTCTTGTTTATACTGCCAATATTTATTGCAGCCTTAACCCCAATACGCCTGTTTTGGCTGGTACTTTTGACCTTACTTTTTATCCAGAAGCGAACGCTACGATTACGGTTTTGAATGGCGGTTGTACGGTTCAAGCAGTGCCCACTTGCCCCAATTTTAGCATTGTGGGCGATGATACAGTGACAACAGATGTGGACGGAGATATGAGTGAAGTGTTGTTTGTGGTTCAAAACAATGATACGGCTTTGGGTAACAACTGCTCAACTACTGTTTCTGCTAACTTCAATTGTGTGATTACGGAATGTCCAACGATTGCGAGTATCAATCCAGGTACTTCGGTTTGTTCGGGTGAAGACATTCTTCTTACTGCTACACTCAATGATCCCAACGGAAAACTAAGCCTAATAGAGTGGGTGGATAATTTGGGGAATGTCATCAGCAATGATTTGAGTTTTGTTCATACAGAAGTTGTCAATGGCTGTACTGCTCAAACATTTGACTACAAACTTCAAATATATTGTTCGGATACGCCCAACACACCTACGGAAACCAATGTGGTAACATGGACTGTTTACCCAATTCCTGAAAACATTGTGGCTGTGGGAGATTGTAGTTTGGAGGTTTTGGATGTAGATTGTGGTGGCAGTTTGGCAATTACGTACTCAGGGGACAACGGAACTACATGGCAGTCTTCTCCAAATGATAGTCCTGTGGATGGCGAAACTTGGCTTTGGCGAGCCTCTGTTTTGGGTGCGCCTGTGGGCTGTGAGGTAAGCGGAGAAGTAACCGCAGTTTGTGACTGTACTCCTCCACAAATACCAATTGCAGTGTCGAGTCAATTGATTGAAGTTTGCGAAGGTGAAATTATTTCTGCTTTTGAAGTGATGTTGGTGGATGGTGATTTTGTGCAATGGTACGATGTGGCTATTGGAGGCACAGCGGTTGGTCAAGGTTTTACGTTTATGCCTGTTGAAGCAGGTACTTATTATGCCGAAGTGGGAAATGATGCAGATGATTGTGTGAGTGAGCGTTTGGTTTTTGAGTTGATTGTCAATCCAATGGACGATGCTTCTTTTAGTTATACTGCAACTGAATTTTGCTTGGGTGATATAAGTATTCTTTCTCCTGATTTTGTGGCAACTGCGGGCGGTGTATTTTCGGCAGATGGAGGTTTGGTGATTGATGCGAATACTGGGGCATTTGATTTGAGCAGTGTTTTGCAGGTAGGCACATTCACGATTACCTACACAACTACAGAACCTTGTAGCAGTAGTCAAAGTATTGAAATTGAAGTAAGTACCAATGAATTGGTTTTGGATGCGGGTGAAAATATAGAAATTTGTGATGGTGAAACGATTTCGCTCAATGCGGTTTTACAAGGTGCTGCAAATCTTCAATGGTCGGCTGACGGTTTGGGTAATTTTTCCGACCCCTTGAGTCTGATTAGCAATTTTGTAAATCCAGATACGGGTCAATTTACGCTTTACATCACTGCTTCAAATGATTGTGGTGCGGATGTTCAAGATTCACTTCTATTGACAGTTTTGCCTTCGATATTGCTGGATATTGATGGTAACACCAGTATTTTTGAAGGAGAGTCAACGGTTTTGGAGGCAATAGGCGATGATAATATGGATTATATTTGGTCTTCAACGGGTGATGAAAATAGTTTGAGTTGTTTGGATTGTTCTAACCCTACTGTTAGTCCAAGTGTTACAACGACTTATTTCTTAAATTCTAATACAGTTTGTGCGAATACGGCTAGTGTTACGGTGAGAGTTGAAGAAGTACCGTCCTTAGATGTAGTGGTTGAAAGTGCTTTTAGTCCGAATGGAGATGGTATAAATGATGTATTTAAACCTCTTGCAGATGGACAATTGGAAACCTATCAACTCTTCATCTTCAATCGTTGGGGTGAAAAAGTTTTTGAAAGTGAAGACATTACCGAGGGATGGAATGGAACTTTCAAAGACGAATTGCAGCCCATTGGTGTGTATGCTTACGTAATTCGTTATCAATTTGCAGGACAAAACACTAAACAACAGGCTGGAAACGTTACCATAATTAGGTAA